The sequence GCTGACAAAGGCAAAACTGGCGTCGCTGGTTCCGGGGGCTTTCTCGTTGTGCAGGGGGAGTACACTAGTCAGATAATCGTCACCGTGCGTCAGCAACGCGCCATAATGACCCGCCAGTCCAACGCCGATTACCGTCCCCCCCAACAAACCCCGGTACAGCTGCATTCGGCCCGAACGCAGCGCCAGTACCGTACAAACCGCCAGAAAGACCGTTGCCAGACCCAGCCACTGATGACTGGTGACCGTCGCTCCGCTATACGCTTCCTGATTCACTAGCAGCAGGCCCAACCCAGCGGCCAGAACGGAGCTTAGGGTGCCTATCCAGACCAGGGCGGTAATGCCCGCGCGCCAGTCGGCCGACCGGCGATACCATCCGACTACTTCCAGCAGCAGCGCTATACAAAGGAGGGCAACCGGAAAATGGACGATCAATGGGTGTAATCGGCCCAGAAACTGCCAAAGCCAAAACGTTGCTGCCAGACATGGATAAAGAACGTGTTGGAGTAGTACCATGCGTTAATCAGATCACCGAAATCAAATCCGTTCACCTGACCAAAGTTGGTCTCCAGCACGTTCTACTATAAACCGGCCCTTACCCGTGTCCGCTTTTTTGTTTCGGGTGGCGGAATGCTTTCTCCTCTCCCACCCGCCACCGAAACGATCAGGCCGGTAGGGTTACCCCGATGGCATTGAATACCGTAGCGGCCAACTGCTGGGTAGTCTGATTCAGCTGCTCAACATAGGGCTGAATACCTGAAATGCCAATCGCATTCCAGAGAGGCCGCTGACCTGCGGGGGTTTCGACCAGTCTGGCAATCAGGTCAGCCACTTCCTGCGGATCGGGGCTTTTTTCAGTGGGGGTAAACATATGCGCAATACCCCGTTTGATGGGCAGGATCGTCTCGCCGTACACCTCCTCCACGTCCGGATTCGCCGGATTTATCTGCTTGGCCATTAGATCGGTGGTTGGATAAGCCCCCGGCTGCACAATCACGGAATCGATACCCAAAGCACGGAGTTCATAGTGGTACGTTTCGGCCAGGGCGTCGATAGCCGCTTTAGAGGCACTATAAACCCCCAGTAAGGGCAGATGAAGCCGGGCAAGACCACTCGACAGGTGCATCAGCAGGCCACTCTTCTGCGCATGCATGTACGGCAGCACGGCTTTAATCATCCGGTCGGCGCCCAGTACATTCACCTGGAAAATCTGATTGGCCTGTTCAGCGCTCAGGGACTCGTTCAGTCCGGTGATAACGATCCCGGCATTGTTAATCAGCACGTCGATCTGTCCATTCGCATCATCAGCGATTTCGGCCATCGCCTGCTGAACGGACGCGTCACTGGTCACATCGAGTTCAACGACCCGGATAGCCACGTCCTGGTCAATGGCCCACTGGCGAATGGTTTGCGCGACGGCAGCGTTCGTGGTGGTAACATTACGCATTGTAGCGTAAACAATGTGGCCCTGTTTCGCCAGCGTTTTGGCCGTCAGCCACCCAAACCCACTGCTACTTCCGGTAAGAATGATTCGTTTCATGGTTGTTTTAATTAAATACCAAACGGTATATTATCTAATAAAAAAAATAGGCGAGAAATGCTGTTCAATACACTGATTTTCCGTGCCTTGCCAGTTCGGAGCTACCGCCGTTTAAGCGGGTAGCCGTACTCGCCAGTAGTTCATGCGGGTAACCCAATGGCACCGCACTTACCTCGTCGAGTCGCTGAATCTGGATATCGGTCAGGGTGACCGCTAAGGAAGCCAGGTTATCATTCAGTTGATTGAGGGTACGAGGCCCCAGTATGGTAATGATATCGGTAGCCGATGCATCGGCTTTATGCCGCAGCCAGGCAAGGGCTATGTGTAGCGTCTGAACGCCCGTTTCGTGGGCAATCGACGCCAGCGTGTCCAGCACGGCCGTATCCCGGTCGCTTTTTTCGCTCCGGATTACGCGGCCCAGTTTCAGGAGTCGGGAATCGGCATCGACGGTTTCGGCCCGGTATTTACCCGTCAGTAAGCCACCGCCAAGCGGAGACCAGAGGGCAACGCCAAGTCCGAGGGCTTCGGCCATTGGCAACAACTCCCGATCAGGTGTCCGTTCGACCAGGCTATATTCGATCTGAATGCCGGTAATGGGCGCCCAGCCGCGCAGATCGGCCATCGTGACCGCGCTGGCAATCCGCCAGGCCGGAAAATTTGAGAAGCCGGGATAAAGAATCTTGCCCGACCGCACCAAATCATCGAACCCGCGAACCAGTTCCTCCAGGGGTGTCTGCCCATCTGCAAAGTGCGCCCAATAGACATCGATACGATCCGTCTTGAGTCGCTTCAGGCTGGCTTCGACCGAACGGATCATATTCTTCCGACTGTTTCCCGTCGTCGAAATCCCCGCCTTTTGCTCAGCACCCAACGTAAATTTCGAGGACAGCACGAGTTGGTCCCGATCGCTGGCGATCAGCTCCCCGACAAACTCTTCGGACTGACCAAACTGATAGCTATCTGCGGTATCGATAAAATTCCCCCCGGCATCAACGTAGCGTTCAAATACCCGACGCGATTCCGTGGGATCGGTACCATGCCCCCAGCGGGTGCCGAAATTGCCCGTTCCTAATGCCAGCTCCGAGACACGCAGTCCTGTTTTCCGGCCAAATAGTTTGTACTTCATTGCCTTAAGATTTCCTATATACCAATCGGTATATAAGTAAACAAAAAAAATCAACTGGTCAATTCGATCGATTTAACCAGGTCCCGGATCGTATCGAGTATGGTATCCAGATAAAGTGGATTCCGGGTTGATCGCCCAATCAGAATGCCACCCTCAACCAGAGCAATGATCGATAAGGCCAGTTTGTTGGCATTCGCATCCGCCCGAAACTCATTGGCCGCAATGCCCTGTTGAATGATACCAACCAGCTCATTCTTCCAAAGGATCAACTGCTCCGCCACCCGTTCACGTAACGGCTCATGGGTGTCATCGGCTTCGGTTCCGGCATTGAGTAAGGGACATCCGCCCTCCGGAAAAGCACTGCTTGCTGCACTCCCGAAGATCGTAATAAACGCCAGAAGCTTATCCCGACTGCTTGAATAGTTTCTGAGCGCATCCTGAATAATGCCGGTTCGGCACGCGATATTGTAATCAAACGCGGCTAGAGCTACGTCTTCTTTATTGTCAAAATTACCGTAGATACTCCCCTTCGTCAGTCTGGTGGCTTCAGTCAGATCAGACAATGACGTACCGGCATAACCTTTCCGATTGAATATACCGGCGGTCGTTTCAATAATAAACTGACGGGTTGTTTCGGATCGTGGTGTAAACATGGCACAAATATACCGATCGGTATTAAAAAAAACAACTATAGTTTCGAAAAAACTTTTTTTTATCGTTCAGAAAAAGGCAACAGATGTTGATGCATCGTTCGATAACAACTGTGATTCCGTGACGGCTGCGTGCTATTGTTACGCTCAAATCCGGATTTGAGACGATTTATAGGGATTTTTCTGGCTGATTTGGGGCAAAAACACGGAACGAACCATGAAAAAATGTTTCTGGCTACTCCTGATCCTGATCAGGTCGACGGCAACGCTCAACGCACAGCAGGCTACAGCTTCTTCCCCATCTATAGCCGACAAGCTGGATGAATACCTGACGGCAGCCAGTCTGCAGCACCGATTCAACGGGACAGCACTCGTTGCAAAAAAAGGAAAAATTCTCCTTCAGAAAGGCTATGGCTGGAACAATGTGTCCACAAAAATCCCGAACGATACCAATAGTATCTATCAACTGGGGTCGATCACCAAAACCTTTACGGGGGCCGCGATACTGCTCTTACAGGATGAAGGGAAACTAGCCGTGACGGATAAGCTGAGCAAATACCTACCCGATTATCCCAGGGCGGATCAGATTAGCCTGGAGCAATTATTCATCCATACATCGGGCATTTACGATTTTAAAAACCTGCTGTACAGTCCCGACAGCACCGAACGCGCCCGCCTGACCCGCCCCGTCCCGAAAGAATGGCTGGTCCGGCAGTTCAGCCAGAAGCCCATGACCGGAAAACCAGGGGCCGCCGTGAATTACACCAACTCGGGCTATTATCTGCTGGGCCTGGTTGTCGAGAAAATAACCGGACTATCCTTTGAAACCGTCGTTCGGGAGCGGTTTCTCCGTCCCCTTCAACTTACCCATACCGGGTTTGATTTCATTAATCTGAAAACCGGGGGCAAAACAACGGGCTACACCTTCCAGAACGATTCGGTGCTGGTGCCTACGCCGATCATCGACTCGACCGTGGCCTATGCAGCTGGTGGTATGTATAGTACCGTGGGCGATTTATACCGCTGGTCGCGCGTGGTCCAGAACCGGCGGTTGCTCAAACCCGATACCTGGGAGTCGGCATTGTCGCCCCCCAACAACGGAAACTGGGGGTATGGCTGGGGCGTATCTACGTTCCAGAACGACAAGAAGCTGATTTTCCAGAATGGGAATCTGCCCGGTTTTGCCACCTATTACATTCAATTTCCTCAGGATGATATCACCCTTATTCTCCTCAGCAACGTCGACGATGCCTCCGATATAACCTCACCGGAACCAACCGTCAGAGACCTCATCAATATCGTTTACGATCTCCCCTATCAACTCCCCAAAAACCGAAAAATCGTGTCCGTCGCTCAACCCGTACTCACGCAGTATATCGGTCGCTACCGGCACTCCGACGACCGAATTATGGCGATAACGATGGAATCGGGTCAGCTTTTTCTCCAGATCACGGGCCAGCCCCGCTTTGAGGTTTATGCAGAGAGTGACACCGAGTTCTTTCTGAAGGTCGTGGATGCCCAGCTGACTTTCCGCAAAAACGAAACAGGCCAGGTAGCCCAGGTCGTCGTTCGTCAGGGTGGACACGACTATGCGTGGAAACGACTATAAAACGAACGTTAAAGAGCATGGAGGTTTCCTAGTGGAATAGTAGAATTAAGACACCGATTGGTTTAGGTAACCATTGGCGTTCTTATGCCGATGTTTTTTTATGAAAACGAATGGACCCGTTCCGGCTGTATCGGACCTGCTGCTCTGGCAACAGATAAAAAACAGCAACGAGTCAGGCTTGCGGAAACTCATTGAGAAGTATTTCAATGCCTTACAGAACTACGGCTATAAATTTGTGCGGGACGAGGACTTCGTGAAAGACTGCGTTCAGGAAGTGTTTATCGACATCTGGAGCCGCCGGGATCGAATCAGTACGCCAGACAGCGTTCGGGCTTACCTCCTGAGCTCCGTCCGCAAACGGGTGCTCCGGGAGGGGTATCGGCAACGGATCAATCGGGATGATGAACCGGCCGATCTGGAAAATGACCTGAGTTTTGTCGAGTTTTCGCCCGAATGGTCGCTCATCGAGCAGGAAAGCCTGGTTGAAACGACCCAACGCATTTCGGCCTCGCTCAACCAGTTGCCCAAACGCCAGCGGGAAGTCATTTACCTCCGTTATTACCAGAACCTGGAACGCGACGAAATTGCCGACATCATGGGGGTAAATCCGCAGTCGGTTTCCAACCTGTTGCAGGCCGCCTTTAAGACATTCCGGGAAAACTGGGTTGGCTTTCTGCTGCTCACGCAACTGCTCGATCGCATCACGTTCTAAAAAACTGACACCAAAACGGGTATTTGACGACATATTGGCTATCTATGGGTAGCACTCACGCCAAACGCAGATGAAGCATACCGATTATCGTGACTATAGTGTTGATGAGCTAACGCGGGACGACTACTTCCGGCATTGGGTAATCGATCACAACCGACAGAGTGAGGCATTCTGGCTGGAGTGGCTGGATCAAAACCCCGACTGTGCCGACAAAGTGCAGCTGGCCAGGGCGTTTTTGCAGGCACTGGCCGAAAAAGATACCGCACTGGCTCCATCGGAACTCGGCCAGATCGTGGCGAACATCCTCCAGGCAGGCCAGCCGACGCTGGTTCCGCTCTGGCGCAGGGCGGCATTCCGGCTGGCGGCCTCGGTACTGCTTCTGCTCGGCCTGGGTTTTATCGCATTCAGATACGTCAGCAGACAGACCGATCCACTGGGTGCCTCTCTGGCAGAACTCAGCCCGGCACTGGCCAGCGCTTCCATTGAGACCGTTAATACCACCAGTCGCCCCCAGACGATCCGGCTCCAGGACAGCAGTACCGTACTGCTGTACCCCAAAGCTATGCTACGCTATTCGAAACAGATCGCTCCCGACCGGCGGGAAGTGTACCTGAGCGGCAAAGCGTTCTTTTCCATCACTAAAAACCCAAAAAAACCTTTCTGGGTCTTTACCGATCAGATTTCGACCCAGGTATTGGGAACGAGTTTTCTGGTGAACAGCACGGCCAGCGACGCGAAAGTCGAAGTACGAACGGGTCGGGTGTCGGTCTACATGCGAACTGATGTTCGCCGGGACCGGCTGGCCGGAAAAAATGAATCCGCAGGCATGGTGCTGACCCCAAACCAGCAGGTTGCTTTTTCGAGCATCGACAAACGCCTGGTCAAATCAATCGTCGAACAGCCGGTTACGCTGCATGAATCGCCATCGAATGACTACATTTTCGACGAAACGCCTATCAGTCAGGTATTTGAGTTGCTCGAACGAAATTATGGGTTAACGTTCATTTACGATGCCCCCAGCCTGAAAGAATGCTATCTGACGGCGAATCTGGCCAACGAATCGCTGTTTGACAAATTGAACCTGATCTGCAAAATTACCCGCTCATCATATGAACTGGTCGACGGGCAAATCGTTATTCATAGCCAGGGATGTGACAATAAATAGGTATATCTGGTAATCATTATCGGTACACTAAAAATTATTCTCAAAAAAATTACAAATAAATACAGTATCTGCGTACGCTTGCCGCTATCCATGAGCAAACCCCTACTTTCTCATGGATAAACACGATACGAACCGTTTTTCCTGCCGGACGCTCATGAAACTATCGGTTATTCAGCTCCTGATGACCATCCTGTTTGTGGGTGCGACCTATGCGCATCATGCACATGGGCAGGAAATTCTTGATCAGCGTATAACCCTCAAAACGGAGACGACCAACCTCAAGCGAGCCCTGGTGACGCTCGAACGAACAACCCATGTGCTGTTTGTCTACAACCCCCGCGAAATTCAGATCAATCAAAAAGTAACTCTTGACGCTCGCTATGCGACGCTGAAAGAGGCCCTTACGGAATTGCTGACACCCCTGCACATTCAGTACGAAGTCTCAGGGAAACAAATCATGCTGTTTCGAAAAGATGAAACGGACACGAAAACAATCCCCGATCTGGTCTTTCCCCTGCCGATGCTGGCTGATCTGACCATCAACGGGAAGGTTACGGACGAAAAGGGGGAAGGCTTGCCGGGCGTCAGTGTGCTGGTCAAAGGAACGCAGCGGGGTACGTCCACGAACACGAATGGAAACTATCAGATTGCCGTTCCGAACGAAGCGGCTGTGCTGGTTTTTAGCTTTGTCGGTTTTCAGCCGCAGGAAATCGAGGTGGGTAAGCGGGCAACGCTGAACGTTTCCCTCAAGACCGACAATAAAAATCTCGATGAGGTGGTCGTCGTTGGCTATGGCACCGTAAAAAAGTCGGACTTGACCGGTGCGGTTGCCAAAGTCGGCGAAGCGAATATCAAAGCCACCCCCATTCCCTCCCTCGACCGGGCCATGCAGGGCAGGGCCGCGGGTGTACAGGTCGTGACCAACTCGGCCCGGCCCGGTGGGAGCGCAACGATCCGGATCCGGGGGTCAGGGTCAGTCAATGCCAGCAACGACCCACTGTATGTGATCGACGGGTTTCCAACCGGCAACCTGAATTCGATCAATTCCGACGATATTGAATCGATTGAAGTGTTGAAAGATGCCTCGGCAACCGCCATCTACGGCTCCCGAGGGTCGAACGGGGTGGTCCTGGTCACCACAAAACGGGGCAGGGCCGGGAAAGCCGTTATCAGCTACGATGGCTACTACGGTATTCAAACTGTTCGGCATACGATTCCCCTGCTCAATGCCCGGCAATTTGCCGACTTCGTGAACGAAGCCCGTGTCAATGGGGGTGCCAAACCTTTTTTCGACGGGTCCACTCCCGATCAGCCCCTGCCTTCGGCGCTTGGGGAAGGTACCGACTGGCAACAGCAGATTTTCCAATCGGCCCCCATCCAGAATCACCAGCTTTCGGCCTCCGGGGGTTCCGACAAATCGCGTTATGCCGTTTCGTTTGGGTATTATAACCAACAGGGTATTATCCTCAACTCGAACTTTAAACGCTATACCCTTCGCGCCAACCTCGACAACAACCTGACCTCCAGGCTAAAAGTCGGGCTGACCACGCAGGGAGCCTATACCACCGGCAACAACGCCAAAACAGATGTCGACGGCAACGGCGGTGGTGGTGTAACGAGTTCGGCCCTGAGTTATGCACCCACGTTTCCAACCTACAATCCCGACGGCAGCTATTACAAAAATACGGGCGCCCTCAACGGCTATGGAGTCGATAACCCGCTGGCCGTCGCCAATGAGATCACGAACCCGAGCTCGACCATGCGTTTGCTGGCCAATTCCTACCTGGATTATACGATCATCGACGGCCTGAACTTCCGCACCAGTTTCGGAGCTGACCTTCAGAATACCAAATCCAACAGTTACCAGACCCGGCTGTCCCTGGCAGGTTCCAGCCTGGGCGGTGGGGCCAGTATCGAAACGGCTCAAAGCATCGGCTGGTTGAATGAGAATACGCTGAATTACACCCGGCAACTGACGCCCAGGCATAGCCTGAACGCCTTACTGGGCTACACGATCCAGGGGCTGACAACGGAAGGGGTAATCACCAGAGCCAACACATTCAACGATGATTTTGCCCTGTTCAACAACCTCGGAGCCGGGTCGACCCTGGTAGCCCCAACATCGTCAGCCAACGACTGGCGGTTGATTTCCTACCTCGCCCGGATCAATTATGGCTTCGATGATCGGTTTCTGCTGACGCTGACCGGTCGACGCGATGGGTCAAGCCGGTTCGGGCCGAATCAGAAATTCGGTTTCTTTCCATCGGGCGCACTGGCCTGGAAACTGGCCAATGAGAAATGGATGAAGAATCTGGCGGTCGTTTCGGATGCCAAGCTGCGGCTCAGCTACGGGCTGTCGGGCAACCAGGAAATTGGCAATTATCGCTACCTGGCCAATATCAGCTCAACCTCCTATATTCTGGGCGGAGCCCTGAACTCCGGTGCGACAACCTCCGGCGTGGCGAATCCGGATCTGCGCTGGGAACGCAATGCGCAATTTGACGCGGGTTTAGATGTCGGCCTGTTCAACAACCGTGTTCAGCTGACGGCTGATTATTACATCAAAACCACGTCGGATCTGCTCTTCAACGTCGGCATTCCCACCTCGTCCGGCTTTACCAATACCCTTAAAAACATTGGCAGTGTGGAAAACAGGGGGCTTGAATTGTCCCTGAATACGATCAACATCGATAAAGGGGGTTTTCGCTGGACGTCGGAGTTCAACATCACCTTCAACCGGAATAAAATACTGACCCTGGATGGGCGCCAGCAATTCACAACGGGGACCGATGCGGTTATTTTCGCCACCAGTATCAACCCGATTCTGCTCAAGGTCGGCAGTCCGCTGGGTAATTTTTACGGCCGTGTGGCCGACGGTATTTTTCAGAGCCAGGCCGAAATCGACGCATCCGCGCAGAAAACAGCCCGGCCCGGTGACCTTCGCTACAAGGATCTCAATGGCGACGGTGTCATTAACGATAATGACCGCGACATCATTGGTAATGCGAACCCCAAGCTCTTTGGTGGGTTCAACAATACCTTTTCGTTTAAGGGCTTCGACCTGAATATCTTCGTACAGGGCAATTCGGGCAACCAGATCCTGAATTACGGCACCTTCGATCTGCTGAACCTGACGGGGGGCAATAACCAGTCGGCCAGGGCGCTGGATCGCTGGACGCCCACGAATCCAAGCAATACGATTCCGCGGGCGAACAGTGCCGGTGGTTCACGAATTCTGTCGAGTTTTCAGGTGGAAGATGGCGCTTACCTGCGGGTCAAGAACATCTCACTCGGTTATAATCTTCCCAAAGCCGTTCTGACCCGGCTGGCGATCAGTTCGGCCAAGATTTACGTAACGGCTCAAAACTGGCTTACGTTTACCAACTACACCGGCTATGATCCCGAGGTAAATCGCTACGGTAGCACATCCCTGAGTCAGGGGCTCGACTATGGCGGCTATCCGGCAGCCAAGACCTTACTGGTTGGCTTAAACTTAAAGTTCTAACCCCATCAAAGCCATGAAATTCAAGCATATAGCTCCGCTGATGGTGCTCGTTCTGGCGGCTTGTGAAAAGCAGCTGGATCTGTCGCCGGTAACCAACCTCACCAATGTCACCTATTACAAAACAGCCGACGACGCCAAAGCGGCTCTGGGGGCCTGTTATTCGCAGATTGGCGGCACCGATCCATTTCTGGACCTCGCAACCAGCGATGATGGCGTCCCGTTCCTGACCGGTTCGGCCGACCGGCCACTGCTGTGGCGTTACAACATCACCCCGTCGAACACCTTCATTTCGAATTATGCCGGAGCTTATTCGGGGATCAACCGATCAAACATTGTGCTTGGCCGGTTGCCGGGCATTTCGATGGACGAGAGCCTGAAAAAACGGTACATCGCCGAGGCAAAATTTCTGCGGGCGCTTCATTACTTTAACCTCGTCCGGCTTTACGGCGATGTACCCATCGTGACGACTGAAACAACCTCGCTCGATGGTCTGGCCGTTTCGCGTGATCCGGCAGAAAAGGTGTATGATCTGATTGAAGCGGACCTGAAAGAAGCTGAAAGCGTTTTGCCGAAAACCTACCCGGCCAGTGAGTCGGGGCGGGCTACGCAGGGAGCGGCCAAAGGGATTCTGGCCCGCGTCTATCTGACCCGAGCGGGTACCACGGTGGGTTCGCCCTATTGGGCACAGGCGGCTGCCAAAGCCAAAGAAGTCATGGAATTGGGCGTATATGAGCTCTATACCAATTTCGGCGATGCCTTTGCCATCTCGGCGCGGGGTGGGAAAGAGAACATTTTCGAGATCCAGAATCTGACGGATGTAAAAGGGCACACTTTAGGCCGGGGGTATGGCGTGCGCTCTGCTCCCATTTATCCGGGAACGGGTTCCGGCATTGCCCGCCCCTCCCCGAGTCTGTTCAACCTGTATTCGGATAAAGACACCCGGAAGGCCGTCACGTTCCTGACATCCTACATCTACAATGGTGTGACCACGACGCTGTCCAGTACCGACCCCGATTTCACCAAAGCCATCGCCTTTCAGAAGCTGTGGGATAAACCGGCTAAAACCCTCGAAGGGACCAGCAATCCCATTCTTCGCTATTCGGACGTGCTGCTAATGTTTGCGGAAGCCACAAATGAAGCCAGTAATGGCCCGACGACGGATGCCTACGCAGCGCTAAACAAGGTCCGGACCCGGGCGGGGCTGACGGCACTCTCGGGGCTGACGTACCCGCAATTCAAAGAAGCGGTCTGGCTCGAACGACGGCTGGAACTGACCTTTGAAAACAGCCGACGCTTCGATTTAATCCGAACGGGACGGTTGCTCGATGCCGTGAAGGCTGAGAACAGTTTCGCCCGCAATGCGACCATTCAACCCTTTCACGTGCTGATGCCCATTCCGCAGACGGATATGGATGCCAACCCGAATCTGAAACAAAATCCAGGGTATTAATGGTAGGTCTTTCGCTCAGAGCAGAGCCGTGCCACGGTTACTAATTATGTCAAGCAAACCGTGGCACGGCTCTGCTCTGAGCGAAAGACCTCAATAGGTAAATAACATTCCGACGTTTACGACCAATCGTTTTCACCACGCTCCTTTATGACAAACCGTCGAGAGTTTCTTAAACAAACGCCTGCCCTGATCGGACTCCTGACGGGCATTCCGGCACTGGCCCAACCAACCGCAGCCGGACTGGCCGCTAAAAAATCCATCATTCTTCGCTCGTCCTGGCAAACGGTCAATATCGGCGATATTGGACATACGCCCGGTGTATTGACGCTGCTTGAAAAATACCTGCCGGATGTGCAGGTACGGTTATGGCCATCCAGCGTCGACAATGGGGTTGATGCGTTATTAAGCCGGCGGTTTCCGAACGTACCGATCATCAAAACACCCGATGAGATTGCCCTAGCCTTCAGGGAATGTGTCTTTCTGCTGCATGGGTCCGGGCCATCGCTGGTAGCCCGTAAGGATGTCGAGCGCTGGCACAAGGAAACAGGCAAACCCTTTGGTGTTTATGGCATTACGTTCCCAGGTGTCTACAGCCCTGACCCCAAAGCGGTCGTCACGGCTAATCCGCTGGATGTTGACCTACTGAACAAAGCCAGCTTCGCCCTTTTCCGGGACTCGATTTCCCTGGATTTTGCCAAAGCCAATGGGGTAAACAATGCCATCATGGAATTTTGTCCCGATGGGGCTTTTGCCGTGGATTTGCGCAATGACCAGGCGGCAACTGCCTTTATGAAAGAACACGGGCTGGAAGAAGGCAAGTTTCTGTGCGTTATACCCCGCACCCGTTTTACGCCGTACTGGGAGATCCCCAGCAAAAAAACACCCTTCGATGAAACCAGAAATGCCCGAAATCAGGCGATGAAAGAACATGACAACGCTCCGCTTCGGGAAGCCATCATTGCCATTGTCCGGCAAACACCGATGAAAATTCTGATTTGCCCGGAAGACGAAACCCAGGTTAAACTGGGAAAAGAAATTCTGCTGGACAAACTGCCCGACGAT comes from Spirosoma aureum and encodes:
- a CDS encoding serine hydrolase: MKKCFWLLLILIRSTATLNAQQATASSPSIADKLDEYLTAASLQHRFNGTALVAKKGKILLQKGYGWNNVSTKIPNDTNSIYQLGSITKTFTGAAILLLQDEGKLAVTDKLSKYLPDYPRADQISLEQLFIHTSGIYDFKNLLYSPDSTERARLTRPVPKEWLVRQFSQKPMTGKPGAAVNYTNSGYYLLGLVVEKITGLSFETVVRERFLRPLQLTHTGFDFINLKTGGKTTGYTFQNDSVLVPTPIIDSTVAYAAGGMYSTVGDLYRWSRVVQNRRLLKPDTWESALSPPNNGNWGYGWGVSTFQNDKKLIFQNGNLPGFATYYIQFPQDDITLILLSNVDDASDITSPEPTVRDLINIVYDLPYQLPKNRKIVSVAQPVLTQYIGRYRHSDDRIMAITMESGQLFLQITGQPRFEVYAESDTEFFLKVVDAQLTFRKNETGQVAQVVVRQGGHDYAWKRL
- a CDS encoding TetR/AcrR family transcriptional regulator, whose product is MFTPRSETTRQFIIETTAGIFNRKGYAGTSLSDLTEATRLTKGSIYGNFDNKEDVALAAFDYNIACRTGIIQDALRNYSSSRDKLLAFITIFGSAASSAFPEGGCPLLNAGTEADDTHEPLRERVAEQLILWKNELVGIIQQGIAANEFRADANANKLALSIIALVEGGILIGRSTRNPLYLDTILDTIRDLVKSIELTS
- a CDS encoding SDR family NAD(P)-dependent oxidoreductase, translating into MKRIILTGSSSGFGWLTAKTLAKQGHIVYATMRNVTTTNAAVAQTIRQWAIDQDVAIRVVELDVTSDASVQQAMAEIADDANGQIDVLINNAGIVITGLNESLSAEQANQIFQVNVLGADRMIKAVLPYMHAQKSGLLMHLSSGLARLHLPLLGVYSASKAAIDALAETYHYELRALGIDSVIVQPGAYPTTDLMAKQINPANPDVEEVYGETILPIKRGIAHMFTPTEKSPDPQEVADLIARLVETPAGQRPLWNAIGISGIQPYVEQLNQTTQQLAATVFNAIGVTLPA
- a CDS encoding RNA polymerase sigma factor — its product is MKTNGPVPAVSDLLLWQQIKNSNESGLRKLIEKYFNALQNYGYKFVRDEDFVKDCVQEVFIDIWSRRDRISTPDSVRAYLLSSVRKRVLREGYRQRINRDDEPADLENDLSFVEFSPEWSLIEQESLVETTQRISASLNQLPKRQREVIYLRYYQNLERDEIADIMGVNPQSVSNLLQAAFKTFRENWVGFLLLTQLLDRITF
- a CDS encoding FecR family protein, producing the protein MKHTDYRDYSVDELTRDDYFRHWVIDHNRQSEAFWLEWLDQNPDCADKVQLARAFLQALAEKDTALAPSELGQIVANILQAGQPTLVPLWRRAAFRLAASVLLLLGLGFIAFRYVSRQTDPLGASLAELSPALASASIETVNTTSRPQTIRLQDSSTVLLYPKAMLRYSKQIAPDRREVYLSGKAFFSITKNPKKPFWVFTDQISTQVLGTSFLVNSTASDAKVEVRTGRVSVYMRTDVRRDRLAGKNESAGMVLTPNQQVAFSSIDKRLVKSIVEQPVTLHESPSNDYIFDETPISQVFELLERNYGLTFIYDAPSLKECYLTANLANESLFDKLNLICKITRSSYELVDGQIVIHSQGCDNK
- a CDS encoding aldo/keto reductase produces the protein MKYKLFGRKTGLRVSELALGTGNFGTRWGHGTDPTESRRVFERYVDAGGNFIDTADSYQFGQSEEFVGELIASDRDQLVLSSKFTLGAEQKAGISTTGNSRKNMIRSVEASLKRLKTDRIDVYWAHFADGQTPLEELVRGFDDLVRSGKILYPGFSNFPAWRIASAVTMADLRGWAPITGIQIEYSLVERTPDRELLPMAEALGLGVALWSPLGGGLLTGKYRAETVDADSRLLKLGRVIRSEKSDRDTAVLDTLASIAHETGVQTLHIALAWLRHKADASATDIITILGPRTLNQLNDNLASLAVTLTDIQIQRLDEVSAVPLGYPHELLASTATRLNGGSSELARHGKSVY